From the bacterium genome, the window ACTGCTGGACTTTGGGCGGCCCAAGCGGATAGAGCTGGCGGTGCTGATAGACCGGGGCCACCGGGAACTGCCGATCAAGGCCGATTATGTGGGAAAGAACGTGCCCACCTCGCACACCGAGGTCATCGGGGTCCGGACGGTGGAAGAGGACGGAGAACAACAGGTGATAATAAAGGAGATCGACAATGAAGTGGACTAAAAAAGACCTTTTGGACCTGGAGTCATTGAACCGGGAAGAGATCTCCATGGTCCTGGACACCGCCCGCAGCTTCAGGGAGATCCTGGACCGTCCGGTTAAAAAAGTTCCGATCCTGCGGGGCAAGACAGTGGTCAACATGTTCTTTGAGCCCTCCACCCGGACCTCGGCCAGCTTCGATATGGCCGCCAAGCGGCTGATGGCCGACACCGTCAACATCTCGCCCAAGACCTCGGCCGTCCAGAAGGGCGAGACCCTTTTGGACACCGCCCGCAACCTGGAAGCCATGAAGATAGACCTGGTGGTCATCCGCCACATGTCCTCCGGCGCGCCGCACTTTTTGGCCAGCCGGATCAAATCCGGGGTGATCAACGCCGGCGACGGGCAGCACGCCCACCCTACCCAGGGGCTGCTGGACATGTTCACCATGCGGGAAAAGAGGGGCCAGTTGGAGGGCCTGAACGTCCTGATCGTGGGCGACGTCACCCATTCCCGGGTGGCCCGCTCCAACATCCACGGACTGATCAAGATGGGGGCCAGGGTCTCGGTCTGCGGGCCGTCCACCCTGATCCCGATGGGCATCCAGGATCTGGGCGTCAAGGTCTATTACGACCTGGACAAGGCCATGGCCGAGGCCGATGTGGTCAACGTCCTGCGCCTGCAGCTGGAACGCCAGAAGAAGGGGCTGCTGCCCTCCCTGCGCGAATACTCCCAGCTGTTCTGCGTCACCGAAGACAGGCTGAAAAAGGCCAAGCCCGGCATCACCGTAATGCATCCCGGGCCCATGAACCGGGGGGTGGAGATCGAGCCGGCGGTGGCCGACGGAGCAAGCTCTGTCATCCTGGACCAGGTGACCAACGGGGTGGCGGTGCGGATGGCCGTGCTTTATCTACTGAGCGGAGGCGAGGGTTCGCTTTCGGAAGCCATTAAGAAGGAGGCATAAAGATGAAAGAACTTAAAATCCAGAAAACAGAAGGCAGAATAATCATCAAGAACGGGCGGGTGATAGATCCGGCCAACAAGCGGGACGAGGTCACCGACATCGTTCTCAATGATGGAAAGATAGAGAGCATCGGCAAAGCCGGTGATCCCGATCCCAAGGCCCAGGTGATAGACGCAACGGGATTGATCATCACCCCGGGATTGTTTGACATGCACGTTCATTTCCGGGAACCGGGACGGGAGGACGAGGAGACCATCGAGACCGGATCGCGGGCCGCGGCCGCCGGAGGCTTTACCGGGGTGGCCTGCATGCCCAACACCACGCCGGTGGTGGAGAACCAGGGGATAGTCCAGCTGGTCAAATCGCGCCAGACCGCCTACTGCGGTATCTACCCTGTCGGCGCCGTCACCAAGGGGCTGGAATGCCAGGAGCTGGCCGAGATGGGCGACATGTTCCACGCCGGAGCGGTGGCGGTCTCGGACGACGGCAAGCCGGTCACCAACTCCAACCTGATGCGCCGGGCCCTGGATTACTGCCGGATGTTCGACATCCCGGTGATCTCCCACTGCGAGGACACCTTCCTCTCGGCCGACGGGGCCATGAACGAGGGGGCTTTGGCCACCAGGCTGGGCCTGCGGGGCATACCCAACGCCGCCGAAAGTTCCATGGCCTACCGCGACGCCCAACTGGCGGCCCTGACCGGAGGCCGGCTGCACATTGCCCATGTCTCCTGCGCCGAGACGGTGGATGTGGTCCGCCAGGCCAAGCGCCGGGGCATCAAGATCACCGCCGAGACCTGCCCCCACTATTTCACCCTGACCGAGGAGGCGGTAAAGGGATACAACGAGATGACCCGGGTCAATCCCCCGCTGCGGGGCAAGGCCGACGTTCAGGCAATATTAGAGGGATTGAAGGACGGCACCATCGACTGCATCGTCACCGACCATGCCCCCCACTCCCACGAGGAAAAGGAGGTGGAGTTCGACCAGGCCCCCACCGGGATGATAGGGCTGGAGACATCTCTGGGTCTCTGCTGGACCAATTTGGTGGAGACCGGCGTCCTGACGCCGTCGCAGCTGGTGGAAAAAATGTCGCTCAATCCCCGGGGCATTTTAAAAATCGGGAACAATAAATTGGAAATCGGGAAACCGGCCGACCTGACCATCTTTGATCCCAAAGCCAAGTGGACGGTGGAGCCGGAGGAATTCTTCTCCAAGAGCCGCAATACCCCGTTCAAGGGATTCAACCTGACCGGAAAGACAGTGATGACGGTGCTGGAGGGGAATATAATCAGGTCATAGAAACAAGCGCCACGGAGACATGGAGACACATCCAAATTGTGAATCGTAAACCGTGAATTGTAAAATGTGTCTTTGTGCCTTTGTGGCAAATTTAAAAAGGAGGAAAAACCATGCTGTTCATCTTTTCGCTGGTGGTGTTCGGGCTCGCCCTGTATTCCCTGGTCTCGGCCAACAGCAAGCTAAAGCAATACAACGAGACCTTCCGGCAGGGTCGCACCATTTCCCTTCTGCTGGCGGTTATTTTCGGACTGATAGCCTTCACCAGGTTCCTGACCGTGATCCCGGCCGGAAATGTGGGCGTGGTGGACTTCTTCGGCAGCGTCTCGGACAAGACCCTGAGATCCGGGATCAACTTCCGCAACCCCTTTGCCAGGATAACCAAGATGTCCATCAAGACCCAGCAGGCCTACGAGGACATGGAGGTGCCGTCCAAGGAGGGCCTGACCATCAAGATCTCCATCAGTGCCCTGTATCACCTGGACCCGGAAAAGGCGGCCGAGGTCTACAAGACGGTCGGTCCCAATTACGAGGAAGTGATCCTAAGGCCCCAGTTCCGCTCGGTCTGCCGGGGGGTGACCGCCGGTTACGAGGCCAAGGCCCTCTATACCTCCCAGCGCGAGGTGTTGGCCAAGACCATCTACGAGGACCTGGTGAAGCTGGTGGCGGCCCGGGGGGTGATAGTGGAAAGCACTCCGCTACGAAACATCGACCTGCCCCGCAAGGTGACCGATGCCATAGAGGACAAGCTAAAGGCCGAGCAGGAGAGCCAGAGGATGGAGTTCATACTGACCAAGGAGAAACAGGAGGCCGAGCGCAAAAGGATCGAGGCCCGGGGCATCTCCGACTTCCAGAACATAGTGGCCCAGGGCATCTCCGAGCCGCTGCTGCGCTGGAAGGGGATCGAGGCCACCGAGAAGCTGGCTTCTTCGCCCAACGCCAAGGTGGTCATCATAGGCTCGGGCAAGGACGGCCTACCGGTGATACTGGACACAAAATAAATGGGAAATGGATAAATGGGAAATTGGGAAACGGGGATCCAATGGTTCCATGAAAAGGCGGCTTGCTAAAGGGCCGCCTTTTTTATTATCCGCAAAGAATAAATATAAAATTAAAAAACGATAAAAGCATTGAAATGTAACGCCTTCTTTGGTAAAATAAAAGATTAAATTGAGTTTAAAATATAATTTCGGAAGATGGAAAACTACCTGATCATCGCATTGCTGGGCGGCGCCGCCGCCCTGGCCTTCGCCTATTTCAAGGCCTCCTGGGTAGGCCGACAGGATCCCGGGGACGAGCGCATGAAAGTGATAGCCGGGCACATCCGGGACGGGGCCATGGCTTTCTTAAGACGGGAATACAAGGTGCTGGTCATTTTCGTGATTGTGGTGGCGGCCCTGCTGGGGTGGATGAACGCCGGTCAGGAAGGGTCAAGCTCTTTGGTGGCTCTGTCCTTCGCCTTCGGCGCCTTCTGCAGCGGGCTGTCCGGGTATTTCGGGATGAAGGTGGCCACCAAGGCCAACGTCCGCACCACCCAGGCCGCCAAGACCGGCCTGCCGAAAGCGCTGGTAGTGGCCTTTTCCGGCGGCACGGTGATGGGAATGTCAGTAGTGGGGCTGGGTCTGGCCGGGCTGGCCCTGTTGTTCCTGCTGTATACCAAAATCCTGGGCTTCGGAACCGGTGATGAATTTCAGATGTCCCGCCTGCTTTCGGTGATCTCCGGCTTCTCGCTGGGCGCCTCCTCCATCGCGCTGTTCGCCCGGGTGGGCGGGGGCATCTACACCAAGGCGGCCGACGTGGGGGCCGACCTGGTGGGCAAGATCGAGGCCGGGATCCCCGAGGACGATCCCCGCAACCCGGCGGTGATAGCCGACAACGTGGGCGATAACGTGGGCGACGTGGCCGGGATGGGAGCCGACCTTTTCGAGTCCTATGTGGGGGCCAGCGTGGGGGCCA encodes:
- a CDS encoding aspartate carbamoyltransferase catalytic subunit gives rise to the protein MKWTKKDLLDLESLNREEISMVLDTARSFREILDRPVKKVPILRGKTVVNMFFEPSTRTSASFDMAAKRLMADTVNISPKTSAVQKGETLLDTARNLEAMKIDLVVIRHMSSGAPHFLASRIKSGVINAGDGQHAHPTQGLLDMFTMREKRGQLEGLNVLIVGDVTHSRVARSNIHGLIKMGARVSVCGPSTLIPMGIQDLGVKVYYDLDKAMAEADVVNVLRLQLERQKKGLLPSLREYSQLFCVTEDRLKKAKPGITVMHPGPMNRGVEIEPAVADGASSVILDQVTNGVAVRMAVLYLLSGGEGSLSEAIKKEA
- a CDS encoding dihydroorotase encodes the protein MKELKIQKTEGRIIIKNGRVIDPANKRDEVTDIVLNDGKIESIGKAGDPDPKAQVIDATGLIITPGLFDMHVHFREPGREDEETIETGSRAAAAGGFTGVACMPNTTPVVENQGIVQLVKSRQTAYCGIYPVGAVTKGLECQELAEMGDMFHAGAVAVSDDGKPVTNSNLMRRALDYCRMFDIPVISHCEDTFLSADGAMNEGALATRLGLRGIPNAAESSMAYRDAQLAALTGGRLHIAHVSCAETVDVVRQAKRRGIKITAETCPHYFTLTEEAVKGYNEMTRVNPPLRGKADVQAILEGLKDGTIDCIVTDHAPHSHEEKEVEFDQAPTGMIGLETSLGLCWTNLVETGVLTPSQLVEKMSLNPRGILKIGNNKLEIGKPADLTIFDPKAKWTVEPEEFFSKSRNTPFKGFNLTGKTVMTVLEGNIIRS
- a CDS encoding prohibitin family protein, encoding MLFIFSLVVFGLALYSLVSANSKLKQYNETFRQGRTISLLLAVIFGLIAFTRFLTVIPAGNVGVVDFFGSVSDKTLRSGINFRNPFARITKMSIKTQQAYEDMEVPSKEGLTIKISISALYHLDPEKAAEVYKTVGPNYEEVILRPQFRSVCRGVTAGYEAKALYTSQREVLAKTIYEDLVKLVAARGVIVESTPLRNIDLPRKVTDAIEDKLKAEQESQRMEFILTKEKQEAERKRIEARGISDFQNIVAQGISEPLLRWKGIEATEKLASSPNAKVVIIGSGKDGLPVILDTK